One Candidatus Margulisiibacteriota bacterium DNA segment encodes these proteins:
- the panB gene encoding 3-methyl-2-oxobutanoate hydroxymethyltransferase, which yields MSIKKLQEKKLNLQPIVALTVYDALMASIFDSAGIDLLLVGDSMGNVVYGYETTIPVTMEMMTFHTTAVANGTKEALILADMPFSASHESIGKAIQNATKLLRAGAHGVKVEGAGEFIIRVIERMVESGIMVAGHLGFTPQQVNRFGGNLIQGKTEEDASKIILDAKKLEKAGISLLVLEMIPESLAKEITSAVSIPTIGIGAGKYCDGQILVAQDMLGLFTKFKPKFVKRYANLAQNIHDAVLSYKNEVTTGEFPSKENSF from the coding sequence ATAAGTATAAAAAAATTACAAGAAAAAAAGCTTAATCTTCAGCCAATTGTTGCTTTAACCGTTTATGATGCATTAATGGCATCAATTTTTGATTCAGCAGGCATTGATTTACTATTAGTTGGTGATTCCATGGGAAATGTGGTGTACGGATATGAGACAACCATTCCAGTTACAATGGAGATGATGACTTTTCACACTACAGCAGTAGCTAATGGTACAAAAGAAGCCTTAATTTTGGCGGATATGCCTTTTTCTGCTTCTCATGAATCTATTGGCAAGGCAATTCAAAATGCAACAAAATTACTAAGAGCTGGAGCTCATGGAGTTAAAGTAGAAGGAGCAGGAGAATTTATTATAAGAGTTATTGAGAGGATGGTTGAGTCGGGCATAATGGTAGCTGGTCATCTGGGCTTTACTCCTCAACAAGTGAATAGGTTTGGTGGCAATCTTATACAAGGCAAGACAGAAGAGGATGCCTCTAAAATTATTCTAGATGCTAAAAAACTGGAAAAAGCAGGAATTTCTTTATTGGTGTTGGAAATGATACCAGAATCTTTGGCTAAGGAGATTACATCAGCAGTTTCTATCCCTACTATTGGCATTGGTGCTGGTAAATATTGTGACGGTCAAATATTAGTGGCACAGGATATGTTGGGCTTATTTACTAAGTTTAAGCCTAAGTTTGTTAAAAGATATGCTAATCTTGCTCAGAATATACATGATGCAGTATTATCTTATAAGAACGAGGTCACAACAGGGGAATTTCCTAGTAAAGAAAATTCTTTTTAA
- the cdaA gene encoding diadenylate cyclase CdaA, translated as METTALFVLRWQDFVDVSIVAFIIYNILLWTRNRNANKLLQGFFIVIILYSISHFLKLYTIDWIMQKLAMIMLFVFLIVFQPELRQFLARLGQGTPFSRFWVNNKVNDGVFTIQFIQNLIKVIDILAENKIGSLVVIERMNNLDSIKETGVELNAVFSNELLFSIFYGKNPLHDGAVVLTGNRIEAAGCLLPLTQTKLRDRSLGTRHRAALGLVELTDAIVLVTSEETGIISIAKDGKLYRKLNRKKLGEHLLSYLEIDIEKAPTQPEISDSFHKVVDSILGFFNKKPKS; from the coding sequence ATGGAAACAACCGCTTTATTCGTTCTAAGATGGCAAGATTTTGTGGATGTTTCTATAGTTGCTTTTATAATTTATAACATTTTATTATGGACAAGAAACAGAAATGCTAACAAGTTGCTTCAAGGGTTTTTCATCGTTATTATTTTGTACAGCATTAGCCATTTTTTGAAATTATATACAATAGACTGGATCATGCAAAAGCTTGCCATGATAATGTTGTTTGTCTTTTTGATAGTTTTTCAACCAGAATTGAGACAGTTTCTGGCGAGGCTTGGGCAAGGTACGCCTTTTAGTAGATTTTGGGTGAACAATAAGGTTAATGATGGAGTTTTTACTATTCAATTTATTCAAAACTTGATTAAAGTAATTGATATTCTCGCCGAGAACAAGATTGGATCTCTTGTTGTTATTGAAAGAATGAATAATTTGGACAGCATTAAGGAAACCGGTGTGGAGTTAAATGCGGTGTTTTCTAATGAATTACTATTTAGTATTTTTTATGGGAAGAACCCTTTACATGATGGTGCTGTTGTTTTAACTGGGAATAGAATCGAAGCAGCTGGTTGTTTGTTGCCGTTGACTCAAACCAAATTACGAGATAGATCTTTGGGTACTAGACACAGGGCAGCACTTGGTTTAGTTGAATTAACTGATGCCATTGTTCTTGTTACCTCCGAAGAAACGGGAATAATTTCTATTGCTAAAGACGGTAAGCTTTACAGAAAATTAAACAGAAAAAAACTTGGCGAACATTTATTGTCTTATCTGGAGATAGATATAGAGAAGGCGCCAACGCAACCAGAAATTTCTGATAGCTTTCATAAAGTTGTTGATAGCATTTTGGGTTTTTTTAATAAGAAACCAAAATCATGA
- a CDS encoding response regulator, translating into MTSIDEIINSKAVDDISIEDIMNDSQKAKYKKIEGQDTIMVVDDDQYQLSSMNKLLRKSFNIISCSNGNQAIREYQENKDEVMAILLDIRLPDMDGFEVFTLIKEMNVNIPIIFITGYQATYGDGFDIYKKYRPHGYIVKNHINEVEMIMDSLINAIQSYKHVKELERTKIFQEKNKMLAGLLHDLKNMFAPILMMPDLIKRFMKAEDMDRSYEMVERLKKMVQFFNSNQLVLFQYAKEKNITVQLQSMNIKESFNDFLEILELQYSTRFNINVEYLYEGDIVSDKNTLFTQIILNIIKNSSDAFHLKHVKEPKVDIKIMTFEDYSELYQENLDKVKKENIQLVIVVGDNAGGL; encoded by the coding sequence ATGACAAGTATAGATGAAATTATTAATTCAAAAGCAGTTGATGATATATCAATTGAAGACATAATGAATGATTCCCAGAAGGCTAAATATAAAAAAATAGAGGGTCAAGACACCATAATGGTTGTAGATGATGACCAATACCAGCTTTCATCAATGAATAAGCTTTTGAGAAAGAGTTTTAACATAATTTCTTGTAGTAACGGGAATCAAGCTATCAGAGAATATCAGGAAAACAAGGATGAAGTTATGGCAATATTGCTAGATATAAGACTTCCTGATATGGATGGATTTGAAGTTTTTACTCTCATTAAAGAAATGAATGTTAATATTCCGATAATTTTTATAACGGGTTATCAGGCAACTTATGGCGATGGCTTTGATATTTATAAAAAGTATCGACCACATGGCTATATTGTAAAAAACCACATTAACGAAGTAGAAATGATTATGGATTCTTTAATTAATGCTATTCAGTCATACAAGCATGTTAAAGAGCTTGAACGAACTAAGATTTTTCAAGAAAAAAATAAAATGTTAGCAGGATTATTGCATGATTTAAAAAATATGTTTGCGCCTATTTTAATGATGCCTGATCTTATTAAAAGGTTTATGAAGGCTGAGGACATGGATAGATCTTATGAAATGGTAGAAAGATTAAAAAAGATGGTACAGTTTTTTAATTCTAATCAGCTTGTCCTTTTCCAATATGCTAAAGAAAAGAATATAACAGTGCAGTTGCAGAGCATGAACATTAAAGAATCTTTTAATGATTTTTTAGAGATATTAGAGCTACAGTATTCTACGCGTTTCAATATTAATGTTGAATATTTGTATGAGGGCGATATTGTTTCTGACAAAAATACCTTGTTTACACAAATTATTCTTAATATTATTAAGAATTCGAGTGATGCTTTTCATTTAAAACACGTCAAGGAACCCAAAGTTGATATTAAGATCATGACCTTTGAGGATTATTCTGAGTTATATCAAGAAAATCTTGATAAAGTAAAAAAAGAAAACATTCAATTGGTTATAGTGGTAGGAGACAATGCTGGTGGTTTGC
- the lysA gene encoding diaminopimelate decarboxylase encodes MTNKKIAGCDVAQLCEKYGTPLYILDVETVKKVASDYLSIKNYYHNSRISYASKALSITALYQILDKEGFFFDVVSDGEFYTLLNAGVKAEKAYFHGNNKTVPEIQYALENNIGVIVVDNVDELHTIHEVYSALALTTKVTIMVRIVPEIEAHTHEFIRTGQRDSKFGVHLENVLAFVQTVKKYEEFDFVGFHAHIGSQIFDTDPYNVLIDKLVDLAVDVHKKTGILASAIDIGGGIGIKYTEKDDPPSIREFVIKIAKSMKNALKRVNYPIEPLLILEPGRSIVANAGVTVYSVGGTKEIADLKNYLSVDGGMADNPRPITYGSEYSAEILNKPQNQLKKYSVAGKFCESGDILLKDVLLPEATKGDLLMVHATGAYNYSMSSNYNRYRKPAMVFVEAGKAQLVLKRETLEDIIRNDLRI; translated from the coding sequence GACTAATAAAAAAATTGCAGGTTGTGATGTTGCCCAATTATGTGAAAAATATGGAACGCCTCTGTACATTCTAGATGTCGAAACAGTCAAGAAAGTAGCTAGTGATTATCTTTCTATTAAAAACTACTATCATAATTCCAGAATATCTTATGCTAGCAAAGCTTTGTCTATTACAGCACTGTATCAAATATTAGATAAAGAAGGGTTTTTCTTTGATGTGGTGTCTGATGGCGAGTTTTATACTTTGTTAAATGCAGGTGTTAAAGCCGAAAAAGCATATTTTCATGGCAATAACAAAACTGTGCCAGAGATTCAATACGCGTTGGAGAATAATATCGGCGTAATTGTTGTGGATAATGTTGATGAGCTTCATACTATCCATGAGGTTTATTCGGCACTTGCCTTGACTACCAAGGTGACGATTATGGTTCGAATAGTTCCTGAGATAGAAGCTCATACCCATGAGTTTATTAGAACTGGTCAACGTGATTCTAAGTTTGGCGTGCATTTAGAAAATGTCCTAGCTTTTGTACAAACAGTAAAAAAATATGAAGAATTTGATTTTGTTGGCTTTCACGCACATATCGGCTCTCAGATATTTGATACTGACCCGTACAATGTTCTAATTGATAAACTCGTCGACCTTGCCGTTGATGTTCACAAGAAGACAGGAATTCTTGCTTCTGCGATTGATATAGGCGGAGGGATAGGGATTAAGTATACAGAAAAAGATGACCCTCCTAGCATTAGAGAGTTTGTCATTAAGATAGCCAAGAGCATGAAAAATGCACTGAAGAGAGTAAATTATCCAATTGAACCATTACTGATTTTAGAGCCAGGAAGGTCAATTGTAGCTAATGCAGGAGTTACTGTTTATTCAGTAGGTGGAACTAAAGAAATTGCAGATTTGAAGAATTATCTTTCCGTTGATGGTGGCATGGCTGATAATCCACGACCAATAACCTATGGTTCTGAATATTCAGCTGAGATTCTTAATAAGCCTCAAAATCAATTAAAAAAATATTCAGTAGCTGGTAAGTTTTGTGAGTCAGGAGATATTTTGCTTAAGGATGTTTTGTTGCCTGAAGCAACTAAGGGCGACTTGTTGATGGTACATGCAACAGGTGCCTACAATTATTCAATGTCGAGTAATTACAATAGATATAGAAAACCTGCAATGGTTTTTGTTGAGGCTGGTAAAGCACAATTAGTATTAAAGAGAGAAACACTTGAGGACATCATTAGAAACGATCTGAGGATTTAA